A portion of the Lolium rigidum isolate FL_2022 chromosome 1, APGP_CSIRO_Lrig_0.1, whole genome shotgun sequence genome contains these proteins:
- the LOC124705595 gene encoding protein-tyrosine sulfotransferase-like, translated as MARPLGLVLVLALIAANYLPEPYAPAAAEITTPCSQLSVLTVGRLAVAVALLPPVSAAADNDGYAHCEGAVRGWADSAGEGDDGADKLNLKDLLFFLHIPRTGGRAYFHCFLKKLYTTAQECPRSYDKLRFDPSHPDCKLVVSHDDYSLTSKLPKERTSVVTILRNPVDRVFSTYEFSVEVAARFLVHPNLTSAKSMTTRLLKKTRGVSTLDIWPWKYLVPWMREDLFARRDARGIDNTRSSNKVNPYDVDDMAMPLHQYINDPVAHEIIHNGATFQVTGLTNNSYFDGAHKVRHCVRKHPDLGRFVLQVAKNRLDRMLYVGLTEDHEESARLFAHMVGAQVLSQSGILNLDIQEDPPSGTDPHSSMLDQEDEETNEHMNSTDGWSSNDALNTTDDDHGKGNMTVGKLMETYESCIASLRKSQSNRRKISLKKVAEANFTKAARRQVPEAILKQIISLNSLDMELYEHAKSIFTQEHLMLKGQQSGDQKVTQEHLMLKGQHPVVVQDKQSAAQKDWIDTVCDSWNCSTWKVVALGLGISVTTVFIVFAVTSRRTLKLKI; from the exons ATGGCGCGGCCGctcggcctcgtcctcgtcctcgcgctCATCGCCGCC AATTACTTGCCGGAACCATACGCGCCGGCTGCCGCGGAAATCACCACTCCCTGCTCTCAACTTTCGGTGCTGACGGTTGGCCGTCTTGCTGTTGCAGTGGCCCTGCTCCCTCCTGTCAGCGCCGCCGCTGACAACGACGGCTACGCCCACTGCGAGGGGGCTGTCAGGGGCTGGGCGGACTCGGCTGGGGAGGGCGACGATGGCGCAGACAAGCTCAACCTCAAAGATTTGCTCTTCTTCCTCCATATTCCTAGAACCGGTGGCCGTGCCTACTTCCACTG CTTCTTGAAAAAGCTGTATACCACTGCTCAGGAATGCCCCCGTTCCTACGATAAGCTGCGGTTCGACCCAAG CCATCCTGATTGCAAGCTGGTTGTAAGTCATGATGACTACAGCTTAACTTCCAAGCTGCCAAAGGAGAGGACTTCCGTGGTGACGATACTAAGGAATCCAGTCGATCGCGTGTTTAGCACCTATGAGTTCTCAGTTGAAGTTGCAGCCAGGTTTCTTGTGCATCCAAACTTGACGTCTGCAAAGTCAATGACCACCCGTCTGTTAAAAAAAACACGCGGTGTAAGTACACTGGATATATGGCCTTGGAAGTACTTGGTTCCATGGATGAGAGAAGACCTTTTCGCCAGG CGAGATGCTAGAGGAATTGACAATACGCGAAGCAGCAACAAGGTTAATCCATATGATGTGGACGACATGGCTATGCCATTACACCAGTACATCAATGACCCTGTTGCCCATGAAATCATTCATAATGGAGCTACCTTTCAG GTTACTGGGCTAACAAATAACTCTTACTTTGATGGAGCACACAAGGTTCGGCATTGTGTTAGAAAGCACCCTGATCTTGGTCGTTTTGTGCTTCAAGTTGCTAAG AACAGGTTGGACCGTATGCTGTACGTAGGACTTACAGAGGATCATGAAGAATCCGCGAGGTTGTTTGCTCATATGGTAGGAGCACAAGTGCTTTCACAGTCTGGAATTTTGAACTTGGATATCCAGGAAGATCCACCCAGTGGCACCG ACCCTCACTCATCCATGCTGGATCAAGAGGATGAAGAAACAAATGAACATATG AATAGCACTGATGGTTGGAGCAGTAACGATGCTCTGAACACTACTGACGATGATCATGGGAAAGGAAAT ATGACTGTTGGTAAATTAATGGAAACTTATGAGAGTTGCATTGCCAGTCTACGGAAGTCCCAATCAAACCGTCGCAAAATATCCCTTAAAAAGGTTGCGGAGGCAAATTTTACTAAGGCG GCACGGCGTCAGGTACCTGAGGCAATTCTGAAGCAAATTATCTCATTGAACAGCCTTGACATGGAACTCTATGAGCATGCTAAGAGTATTTTTACACAAGAGCATCTTATGCTAAAAGGTCAGCAGTCGGGAGATCAAAAGGTTACACAAGAACATCTTATGCTAAAAGGGCAGCATCCTGTGGTGGTGCAAGACAAACAGTCGGCAGCTCAAAAG GACTGGATAGATACAGTCTGTGATTCCTGGAATTGCTCTACCTGGAAGGTTGTCGCTCTTGGTCTAGGGATCTCAGTGACCACTGTTTTTATTGTGTTTGCTGTAACGAGTAGAAGAACATTAAAACTTAAGATTTGA